One segment of Meleagris gallopavo isolate NT-WF06-2002-E0010 breed Aviagen turkey brand Nicholas breeding stock chromosome 8, Turkey_5.1, whole genome shotgun sequence DNA contains the following:
- the BBIP1 gene encoding BBSome-interacting protein 1 — MTGFVAFRAARRMCGRAEAAMPEGKGAFREVLPKQGQLSVEDTAGMVLCKPKVLPLKSVSLERLEQLQRAAME, encoded by the exons ATGACGGGATTTGTGGCTTTCCGGGCAGCCCGGCGCATGTGCGGGCGGGCGGAAGCCGCCATGCCGGAGGGTAAGGGCGCGTTCCGGGAGGTGCTGCCCAAACAAG GGCAGCTGTCGGTGGAGGACACGGCCGGCATGGTGCTGTGCAAGCCGAAGGTGCTGCCCCTCAAATCGGTGTCGCTGGAgaggctggagcagctgcagcgCGCGGCCATGGAG